From Psychroflexus torquis ATCC 700755, the proteins below share one genomic window:
- a CDS encoding pyruvate carboxylase translates to MNINKVLVANRGEIAIRIFRACTEIGIRTVGIYTYEDRYSLHRYKADESYQVGDDKEPLKPYLDIEEIIRVAKENGVDAIHPGYGFLSENSKFAQACADNDIIFVGPKVDVLKSLGDKITAKKVAIKSDVPVIESNKKDLDTLEIATEEAERIGFPLMLKAASGGGGRGMRVLRSMGELEKAYGESRREAKNAFGDETVFLEKFIENPKHIEIQIVADNFGNTLHLFERDCSVQRRYQKVIEFAPSKDLDETVKNKLYSYAIKICKAVNYNNIGTVEFLVDDDGSIYFIEVNPRVQVEHTVTEVVTGIDLIKTQLYIADNYKLSDEEINIPNQESVSITGFAVQCRITTEDPKNDFKPDYGIISTYRSASGFGIRLDAGSVYQGVKISPFFDSMLVKVSASSRTLDDACKKMRRALAEFRVRGVKTNMAFLDNILKDATFREGKVTVNYIKNTPELFDIKEPRNRATKTVNFLGDITVNGNADVKNTIKNPRFLIPEVPKSILKGPYQKGTKDLLTELGPEEFSKWLTNEKKIHYTDTTMRDGHQSLLATRMRTFDMQKVAANFAKDHPEVFSMEVWGGATFDVCMRFLKENPWERLRMFREAVPNILLQMLLRGSNGVGYTAYPDNLIERFVTESWNNGVDIFRIFDSQNWMKSIVPCIEYVRKNTGGLAEASMCYTGDIMDPNRTKYTLKYYIQLAKDLENAGAHILAVKDMAGLLKPKAATELISALKSEIKIPIHLHTHDTSSMQGATYMNAIEAGVDVVDVALGGLSGLTSQPNFNSLVEIMKYHPRENKMNNEKLNEYSIYWEQVRTYYYPFESGLKSGTGEVYTHEIPGGQYSNLKPQAESLGLSDRFHEITDMYAKVNLLFGDIIKVTPSSKVVGDMAQYLVSNNLTIEDVLKNGENLSFPQSVVSFFKGDLGQPVGGFPKKIQKIILKGEKPYTDRPNAHLDPVDFKKEFKDFQDMFSDGIDRILDFEDFISYKLYPKVFTDAYNHHTKYGSVHNIPTKNFFYGMEAGEEIVVELDRGKTLLITLVSIGETDEDGMVTVFFKVNGQTRNILVRDNNVKVEKVAHQKVDKSDEKHVGAPLQGSLTEVLVKKGDKVKKNQPLFIIEAMKMETTVTANAEGEVSDIILNSGIMVYSDDLVVKLK, encoded by the coding sequence ATGAACATCAATAAAGTTTTAGTTGCTAACAGAGGCGAAATCGCTATAAGAATTTTTCGCGCTTGTACAGAAATTGGTATAAGAACTGTTGGAATTTATACATACGAAGACAGGTATTCTTTACATAGATATAAAGCAGATGAATCTTACCAAGTTGGAGATGATAAGGAACCTTTAAAACCTTATTTAGATATAGAGGAGATTATTCGGGTTGCTAAGGAGAACGGCGTAGACGCTATCCACCCTGGCTATGGTTTTCTTTCTGAAAATTCAAAATTTGCTCAAGCCTGTGCCGATAATGATATCATATTTGTAGGGCCTAAAGTGGATGTGCTGAAGTCTTTAGGAGACAAAATAACCGCCAAAAAAGTGGCGATTAAAAGTGATGTCCCTGTTATAGAAAGCAATAAAAAAGATTTAGACACCTTGGAGATTGCGACCGAGGAAGCTGAGCGAATAGGTTTTCCTTTAATGCTCAAGGCAGCTTCTGGTGGTGGTGGACGAGGTATGAGAGTGTTGAGAAGCATGGGAGAGCTTGAAAAAGCTTATGGTGAATCTAGGAGAGAGGCCAAAAATGCATTTGGTGATGAAACCGTGTTTCTGGAGAAATTTATCGAAAATCCAAAGCATATTGAAATCCAAATTGTCGCAGATAATTTTGGAAATACCCTACATCTATTTGAAAGAGATTGTTCTGTGCAAAGGCGCTATCAAAAAGTTATTGAATTTGCACCATCTAAAGACTTGGATGAAACCGTTAAGAACAAACTTTACAGCTATGCTATAAAAATTTGTAAAGCTGTAAATTATAACAATATTGGTACGGTAGAATTTCTTGTAGATGATGATGGAAGCATTTACTTTATAGAAGTCAATCCTCGGGTGCAAGTGGAGCACACAGTTACAGAGGTGGTCACAGGAATAGACCTCATCAAAACTCAATTATACATAGCTGATAACTATAAACTATCGGATGAAGAAATTAATATTCCCAATCAAGAATCTGTATCCATCACTGGTTTTGCTGTACAATGTAGAATCACTACAGAGGATCCGAAAAATGATTTCAAACCAGATTATGGAATTATTTCTACCTATAGGAGTGCTTCAGGTTTCGGGATACGACTAGATGCAGGGAGTGTTTACCAGGGGGTTAAGATTTCTCCGTTCTTCGATTCTATGCTGGTAAAAGTTTCGGCAAGTAGCAGAACTTTGGACGATGCGTGTAAGAAAATGCGTCGTGCCCTAGCGGAGTTTAGAGTGCGTGGTGTTAAAACTAATATGGCCTTTTTAGATAACATTCTAAAGGATGCCACTTTCCGAGAAGGAAAAGTCACGGTCAACTACATCAAAAATACTCCAGAGCTCTTCGATATCAAAGAGCCAAGAAACCGAGCGACCAAAACGGTGAATTTTCTAGGAGATATTACCGTGAATGGAAATGCAGATGTCAAGAATACGATTAAAAACCCAAGGTTTTTAATCCCAGAAGTGCCTAAGAGTATACTAAAAGGACCCTATCAAAAAGGGACTAAAGATTTATTAACCGAATTGGGTCCTGAAGAATTTTCTAAATGGTTAACCAACGAAAAGAAAATTCACTACACAGATACGACCATGCGAGATGGGCATCAAAGCTTGTTGGCCACTAGAATGCGAACCTTTGATATGCAAAAAGTAGCGGCCAATTTTGCTAAAGATCACCCCGAAGTTTTTAGTATGGAGGTCTGGGGAGGAGCAACCTTTGATGTTTGCATGCGATTTTTAAAAGAAAATCCTTGGGAAAGGCTTCGTATGTTTAGAGAAGCTGTACCCAATATTTTATTACAAATGCTGCTGAGAGGTTCCAATGGGGTTGGTTATACGGCCTATCCGGACAATCTGATAGAACGTTTCGTTACCGAATCTTGGAATAATGGGGTGGATATTTTTAGAATATTTGATTCTCAAAACTGGATGAAATCTATTGTCCCATGTATCGAGTATGTAAGAAAAAACACGGGTGGTCTGGCAGAAGCGTCCATGTGTTATACAGGAGATATCATGGATCCAAACCGAACGAAGTATACGCTTAAGTATTACATACAACTAGCCAAAGATCTTGAAAATGCTGGTGCTCATATTCTTGCCGTTAAAGATATGGCTGGTTTATTAAAACCAAAGGCAGCAACAGAGCTTATTTCGGCCTTAAAATCTGAAATTAAAATCCCAATCCATTTACATACTCACGATACCTCTTCCATGCAAGGGGCCACTTATATGAATGCTATAGAAGCAGGAGTAGATGTGGTTGATGTGGCGCTTGGGGGATTATCTGGGCTTACGTCCCAACCTAATTTTAACTCTCTGGTTGAGATCATGAAATACCATCCTAGAGAAAATAAAATGAATAATGAGAAGTTGAATGAATATTCTATTTATTGGGAGCAAGTGAGAACTTATTATTATCCGTTTGAGTCTGGCTTAAAATCTGGAACAGGCGAAGTATATACTCACGAAATCCCAGGTGGACAGTATTCCAATCTTAAACCACAGGCAGAATCTTTAGGGTTATCAGATCGTTTCCACGAAATTACAGATATGTACGCCAAAGTAAATCTGCTTTTTGGAGACATAATTAAAGTGACCCCAAGTTCAAAAGTGGTTGGCGATATGGCTCAATACCTTGTGAGCAATAATTTGACTATTGAAGATGTGCTGAAAAATGGTGAAAACTTATCTTTCCCTCAATCGGTCGTTAGCTTTTTTAAAGGAGACTTAGGACAGCCCGTTGGTGGTTTCCCAAAGAAAATTCAGAAAATAATTTTAAAAGGAGAAAAGCCCTATACAGATAGACCTAATGCCCATTTAGATCCTGTAGATTTTAAAAAAGAATTTAAAGATTTCCAAGACATGTTCTCTGATGGAATTGACAGAATCTTAGATTTTGAAGATTTTATATCTTATAAACTCTATCCTAAAGTTTTCACAGACGCCTATAACCATCATACGAAGTACGGAAGTGTACACAATATTCCAACGAAAAATTTCTTCTACGGAATGGAAGCTGGTGAAGAAATTGTGGTGGAGTTGGATAGAGGAAAAACCTTATTGATTACTTTAGTTTCAATAGGGGAAACGGATGAAGATGGAATGGTCACTGTATTCTTTAAGGTTAACGGTCAAACTCGAAACATCCTTGTTAGAGATAACAATGTTAAGGTCGAAAAAGTAGCTCATCAAAAAGTCGATAAATCGGACGAAAAACATGTAGGCGCTCCGCTACAAGGTTCGTTGACTGAAGTTCTAGTGAAGAAAGGAGACAAGGTCAAAAAGAACCAGCCTTTATTCATTATTGAAGCTATGAAAATGGAAACTACTGTAACCGCTAATGCTGAGGGAGAAGTTAGTGACATTATACTAAATTCAGGAATAATGGTATATTCAGATGATTTGGTAGTGAAATTGAAATAA
- a CDS encoding sugar phosphate isomerase/epimerase family protein, whose protein sequence is MKRSILLHSVFCFLFITLLTSCNKSKNNSDENSETRIVKAETKPFFKLSLAQWSLHRSFNEQGVDPFKFAEIAKNMGFEGLEYVNHIYAKQIDSLGFMAVIDSLKILSEKQGMDNVLIMVDGEGDLASPVTAIRNQAVENHKKWVDAAQKLGCHSIRVNTFGTNDPEEWLPSVVDGLQKLSKYAETKNINILCENHGWLSSDAPLLMEAIEQVDMENCGTLPDFGNWCTKRKAGENWGECLEEFPDKYQGIELMLAEAKAVSAKAYDFDENGNETTLDFMRILKMVKDSGYTGYIGVEYEGDRLSEKDGVEAIKNLLLKSSESIN, encoded by the coding sequence ATGAAACGTTCTATTTTACTCCATTCTGTTTTTTGTTTTCTGTTTATTACTTTATTGACAAGTTGCAATAAGTCCAAAAATAATTCTGATGAAAATTCAGAAACTAGGATTGTAAAGGCCGAGACGAAACCTTTTTTTAAGCTCTCGTTAGCCCAATGGTCTCTTCATCGTTCTTTTAATGAACAAGGAGTAGATCCCTTTAAATTTGCTGAAATAGCAAAAAATATGGGCTTTGAAGGTTTAGAATATGTCAATCATATCTATGCCAAACAAATCGATTCTTTGGGTTTTATGGCTGTGATTGATTCACTTAAAATATTGAGTGAAAAACAGGGTATGGACAATGTGCTTATTATGGTTGATGGCGAAGGTGATTTAGCAAGCCCAGTTACAGCCATTAGAAATCAAGCTGTAGAAAACCACAAAAAATGGGTAGATGCCGCTCAAAAACTTGGCTGTCATTCTATCCGAGTTAATACTTTCGGAACAAATGACCCAGAGGAATGGTTACCTTCTGTGGTTGATGGTCTCCAAAAACTATCAAAATATGCTGAGACCAAAAACATCAATATACTTTGCGAAAATCATGGCTGGCTTTCTTCTGATGCTCCTTTGTTGATGGAAGCTATCGAACAGGTAGATATGGAAAATTGTGGAACCTTACCAGATTTCGGAAATTGGTGCACAAAACGAAAAGCAGGAGAAAATTGGGGGGAGTGTCTTGAAGAATTTCCTGATAAATATCAAGGTATTGAATTGATGTTGGCAGAAGCAAAAGCAGTAAGTGCTAAGGCATATGACTTTGATGAAAATGGAAACGAAACCACTTTAGATTTTATGCGTATCCTAAAAATGGTTAAAGATTCTGGATACACTGGCTATATTGGCGTTGAGTATGAGGGGGATAGACTAAGTGAAAAAGATGGCGTTGAGGCCATTAAAAATTTATTATTAAAATCATCTGAATCCATAAACTAA
- a CDS encoding sugar phosphate isomerase/epimerase family protein — protein sequence MKTIKGPAIFLAQFMDDKPPFDTLDNLCKWASNLGYKGIQIPTTDTRLIDLEKAAKSQTYADEIKGKINSYGLEITELSTHIQGQLVAVHPAHDLMFDVFAPDYLKGKPKERTAWAVQQLKYAAKASQRLKINVHATFSGSLLWPMMHPWPQQPKGLVKEGFKELAERWKPILNAFDNAGVDVCYEVHPVEDIHDGDTFERFLAATGNHKRVNILYDPSHFVLQQLDYIAFIDHYNEFIKAFHVKDSEFNPTGKKGAFGGYNDWKDRAGRYRSPGDGQVDFKTIFSKLTEYGCDVWAVLEWECVIKSSEQGAREGAPFINKHIIEATTKAFDDFAGGSQTDEAYLRRILGI from the coding sequence ATGAAAACTATTAAAGGTCCAGCTATATTTTTAGCTCAATTTATGGACGATAAACCACCATTTGATACTTTGGACAACCTTTGTAAATGGGCTAGTAATTTAGGCTATAAAGGCATACAAATACCAACTACAGATACCCGCCTCATCGATTTAGAAAAAGCGGCCAAGAGCCAAACGTATGCTGATGAAATTAAAGGAAAAATAAATAGTTATGGCTTAGAGATCACAGAACTATCAACCCATATTCAAGGGCAATTAGTTGCTGTACATCCTGCACACGATTTGATGTTTGATGTCTTTGCTCCAGACTACTTAAAAGGTAAGCCAAAGGAGCGAACCGCTTGGGCTGTTCAACAACTTAAATATGCCGCTAAAGCTAGCCAACGCTTAAAAATAAATGTACATGCCACTTTTTCTGGTTCACTTTTATGGCCTATGATGCACCCATGGCCACAACAACCTAAAGGTTTAGTAAAAGAAGGTTTTAAAGAACTTGCAGAACGCTGGAAACCTATTCTTAATGCTTTTGATAATGCAGGTGTTGATGTTTGTTATGAAGTACACCCAGTAGAGGACATTCATGACGGGGATACCTTTGAACGTTTTTTAGCTGCCACGGGTAACCATAAAAGAGTAAATATTTTATATGATCCTTCACACTTTGTTCTTCAACAGTTAGATTATATAGCATTTATAGATCACTATAATGAATTTATAAAGGCTTTTCACGTCAAAGATTCTGAGTTCAATCCAACAGGTAAGAAGGGTGCCTTTGGTGGTTATAACGATTGGAAAGATCGTGCTGGTAGATACCGTTCACCTGGTGACGGACAAGTTGATTTTAAAACCATTTTTTCTAAATTAACGGAGTATGGTTGCGATGTCTGGGCTGTTTTGGAGTGGGAATGTGTGATAAAAAGCTCTGAACAAGGCGCCAGAGAAGGCGCTCCTTTTATCAATAAGCATATTATCGAGGCAACCACTAAAGCTTTTGATGACTTTGCAGGAGGCTCCCAAACTGATGAAGCTTATTTGAGACGCATATTAGGTATTTAA
- a CDS encoding MFS transporter, which yields MKVSRFIQLSIMMFLEFFIWGGWFVTLGSFMGNNLESSGAETAMAFSTQSWGAIVAPFIIGLIADRFFNAERILAVLHLMGAVLMYQMSQASGFSEFYPYILGYMIVYMPTLALVNSISFYQMKDPAKYFPYVRVFGTLGWIVAGLIISFVFKWDAAENIANGMLSNTFMMVAIASAVLGLYSFSLPKTPPQNKGGALSLSEILGLDALKLLKDRNFLVFFMSSVLICIPLAFYYQNISPFLTELKVENSTAWASLGQVSEVFFMLLLPFFFKKYGFKKTLLFGMLAWGVRYALFAFGNSGDLFFMLILGIALHGICYDFFFVSGQIYTDSKAGEKYKNAAQGLITLATYGIGMLIGFWVAGQIVDKNALADGTHTWQDVWLFPAIFAVGVLILFGIFFKNETIKYKA from the coding sequence ATGAAAGTATCTAGGTTCATACAATTGTCTATAATGATGTTTTTGGAGTTTTTCATCTGGGGCGGATGGTTCGTAACCTTAGGCTCTTTTATGGGAAATAACTTAGAGTCTTCTGGAGCCGAGACAGCTATGGCCTTCTCTACACAATCATGGGGAGCCATAGTTGCGCCATTTATCATAGGACTTATTGCCGATAGGTTTTTTAATGCTGAACGTATTTTAGCGGTACTTCATCTCATGGGTGCTGTTTTGATGTATCAAATGTCTCAAGCCAGTGGTTTTTCAGAGTTTTATCCCTATATCTTAGGCTATATGATTGTGTACATGCCTACTTTAGCACTAGTCAATTCAATTTCATTTTACCAAATGAAAGATCCTGCCAAATACTTTCCTTATGTTAGGGTCTTTGGAACATTGGGTTGGATTGTTGCTGGCTTAATTATCAGCTTTGTGTTTAAATGGGATGCCGCAGAGAATATTGCAAATGGTATGCTATCCAATACCTTTATGATGGTAGCTATTGCTTCTGCAGTTTTAGGGCTATATAGTTTTTCCTTACCCAAAACTCCACCCCAAAATAAAGGGGGTGCTTTAAGTTTATCTGAAATTTTAGGCTTAGATGCACTCAAACTTTTAAAAGATAGAAACTTTTTAGTATTCTTTATGTCATCTGTGCTTATTTGTATTCCATTGGCATTTTACTACCAAAACATCAGCCCTTTTCTGACAGAATTAAAGGTTGAAAATTCTACAGCTTGGGCTTCCTTAGGTCAAGTTTCTGAGGTGTTTTTTATGCTTTTATTGCCCTTTTTCTTTAAAAAATATGGGTTTAAAAAGACTTTGCTTTTTGGAATGTTAGCTTGGGGTGTTCGCTATGCCCTTTTTGCCTTTGGCAATTCAGGTGATTTATTTTTCATGCTGATATTAGGTATTGCTCTACACGGAATTTGCTATGATTTTTTCTTTGTTTCAGGTCAAATTTATACCGACTCCAAAGCTGGAGAAAAGTACAAAAATGCAGCGCAAGGCCTCATCACTTTAGCCACCTATGGCATTGGAATGTTGATCGGATTTTGGGTCGCTGGACAAATTGTAGATAAGAACGCTTTAGCAGATGGAACACACACTTGGCAAGACGTTTGGTTATTTCCTGCCATTTTTGCTGTTGGCGTTCTCATATTATTTGGAATATTCTTTAAAAATGAAACCATTAAATATAAAGCATAA
- a CDS encoding Gfo/Idh/MocA family protein: MSKKIRLGILGGGSDSLIGILHRIASAMHDKYQIVGGVFNVNHADSLAFAKSIDLPSHRVYKDLDTLVDKELKLPQSERMQVVSVLTPNFLHFPMAKKLLENGFNVICEKPMTTTIEEAKILQKTLQNTKSVFAVTYTYTGYPMVRQMREMVLSGAIGKIQKVDAQYYQGWINPIIHDAKQRSSIWRLDPDKSGISCCLGDIGTHAFNMIEYVSDLKIESVLSDLNFVYKDNKMDVDATVLLRLNKQAKGVICTSQIATGEENSFIVKIYGDKAGLRWEQENPNYLFLMEEGKALQVLKPGHTYNSELALDGTKLPPGHPEGIFDAMGNIYKGVAKAVSNEPYNPAEFPTILDGTRGMNFIEKAVESHHKGNIWIKIENT, from the coding sequence ATGTCAAAAAAAATAAGGCTAGGCATTTTGGGTGGCGGTAGCGATTCTCTTATAGGTATCCTTCACCGAATTGCTTCAGCTATGCACGATAAATATCAAATTGTAGGCGGAGTTTTTAATGTAAATCATGCTGATAGCCTCGCTTTTGCCAAATCAATAGACTTGCCAAGTCATCGTGTTTACAAAGACTTAGATACTTTAGTAGATAAAGAGCTAAAGCTTCCTCAGTCTGAACGGATGCAAGTGGTATCTGTGCTCACTCCCAATTTTTTGCATTTCCCCATGGCTAAAAAATTGTTAGAAAATGGGTTTAATGTCATCTGCGAAAAACCCATGACAACTACTATTGAAGAAGCTAAAATCTTACAAAAAACCTTACAAAATACAAAGAGCGTTTTTGCTGTAACCTACACCTATACAGGTTACCCGATGGTTAGACAAATGCGTGAAATGGTTTTGAGCGGTGCCATTGGAAAAATTCAAAAAGTAGATGCTCAATACTATCAAGGCTGGATAAATCCCATCATTCATGATGCAAAACAGCGTTCGAGCATTTGGCGCTTAGACCCAGATAAATCTGGTATAAGTTGTTGTTTAGGAGATATTGGCACGCATGCTTTTAACATGATTGAATATGTGAGTGATCTTAAGATAGAATCTGTCTTATCTGATTTAAATTTTGTGTACAAGGATAATAAAATGGACGTAGATGCCACTGTCCTTCTTCGTTTAAACAAGCAAGCCAAAGGTGTTATTTGTACAAGCCAGATAGCTACAGGAGAAGAAAATAGTTTTATAGTGAAAATTTATGGAGATAAGGCTGGATTGAGATGGGAGCAAGAAAATCCTAATTACCTATTTTTGATGGAAGAAGGAAAAGCTCTGCAAGTTCTTAAACCAGGACACACTTATAATTCTGAATTGGCTTTAGACGGTACCAAACTTCCACCAGGACATCCAGAGGGTATTTTTGACGCGATGGGTAACATCTACAAAGGCGTAGCCAAAGCTGTTTCCAACGAACCTTACAATCCTGCAGAATTCCCAACTATTTTAGACGGCACACGAGGTATGAATTTTATTGAAAAAGCTGTAGAGTCTCATCATAAAGGAAACATATGGATTAAAATCGAAAACACTTAA
- a CDS encoding 3-keto-disaccharide hydrolase, whose translation MNKYIWIGLFCIGLTSCQNKNSETKTQDKQSKETSAVEKKELTKPEETEVWEPKPKQINVDPISKIPSDALVLFDGSNFDRWTSSVDSTAVKWIMNDDGSMTVKDKTGDIQTKQNFGDVQLHIEWRSNPESSVTGQNKSNSGVFLQNRYELQILDNNNNETYVNGQVGSVYKQSIPLARVSAPTGKWNTYEIIYRQPIFDSVGNKIKSAYITALHNGVLIQDHFEILGTTEYIGLPINKPHGKAPIKLQDHQDKSGVSFQNIWVREL comes from the coding sequence ATGAACAAATACATTTGGATAGGTCTGTTTTGTATTGGATTAACAAGTTGCCAAAACAAAAATTCAGAAACCAAAACCCAAGACAAACAAAGCAAAGAAACTTCAGCTGTAGAAAAAAAAGAACTTACAAAACCTGAAGAAACAGAAGTGTGGGAACCCAAACCCAAACAAATAAACGTTGATCCTATTTCAAAAATTCCTTCAGATGCTCTCGTTTTATTTGATGGCTCAAACTTTGACAGATGGACATCATCTGTAGATTCCACAGCTGTAAAATGGATAATGAATGATGACGGGAGTATGACGGTAAAAGACAAAACAGGCGATATCCAAACCAAGCAAAATTTTGGAGATGTTCAATTACATATTGAGTGGCGTTCTAATCCAGAAAGTAGTGTGACTGGTCAAAATAAAAGTAATAGTGGTGTGTTTTTGCAAAATCGTTACGAGTTACAAATACTTGATAATAATAACAACGAAACTTATGTAAATGGCCAAGTCGGGTCTGTCTATAAACAATCTATTCCTCTTGCAAGGGTTTCTGCACCAACTGGTAAGTGGAACACTTATGAAATCATCTATCGCCAACCCATTTTTGATTCCGTTGGTAATAAAATAAAGTCAGCTTATATTACGGCATTACATAATGGAGTGCTCATTCAGGATCATTTTGAGATATTAGGCACTACAGAATACATTGGTCTGCCAATAAACAAACCACACGGGAAAGCACCAATCAAATTACAAGATCACCAAGACAAGAGTGGAGTGAGTTTTCAAAATATTTGGGTACGTGAACTTTAA
- a CDS encoding GMC oxidoreductase: MAAKTIDISNEQFDAIVVGTGISGGWAAKELCEKGLKTLVLERGRNIEHVKDYPTAHKDPWDFPNGISATRETKERKFKQHRTGYVTREPHQHFFVDDLKHPYNEERRFDWIRGYHVGGRSLMWGRQSYRLSDIDFEANKKEGIGVDWPVRYKDIAPWYDKVEEFIGISGENLGLPQLPDQKLLKPMDLNCVEEHLKARMSEEFDDGRLLTIGRTAHITEGTKPGLGRVQCQYRNRCMRGCPYGAYFSSNSSTLPAADATGNMTLRTHSVVYEVIYDETTQLATGVRIIDAETKEKIEFKAKVIFLCASSMASASILLQSKSSRFPKGLGNDSGELGQNIMDHHFHVGAFGIADGFEDKYYKGRRPNGLYIPRFRNLGGNTDKKEFLRGYGYQGGASRSSISEMVAELKYGPKLKEAILKPGQWNIGLLAFGETLPDSSNRMYMNYDIKDEWGLPTITFDADFGKNELAMRKDMKEQAVKMLEIAGFKNVEGYDLEDRRAMGLGIHEMGTARMGRDPKTSVLNEHNQVHTCKNVYVTDGAFMTSSGCQNPSLTYMAFTARAAHHAAGQLKKNLTQKKVNLKNIT, translated from the coding sequence ATGGCTGCTAAAACGATTGATATTTCTAATGAACAATTTGATGCTATTGTTGTAGGAACTGGTATTTCTGGAGGTTGGGCTGCTAAAGAGCTCTGTGAAAAAGGTCTTAAGACCTTAGTTTTAGAAAGAGGCCGTAATATAGAACATGTAAAAGACTACCCCACCGCCCATAAGGATCCTTGGGATTTTCCAAATGGTATAAGTGCAACAAGAGAAACCAAAGAAAGAAAATTCAAACAACATCGAACAGGTTATGTAACTCGAGAACCTCATCAACATTTTTTTGTTGATGATTTAAAACACCCCTATAACGAGGAAAGGAGGTTTGATTGGATTCGTGGCTATCACGTTGGTGGTAGATCTTTGATGTGGGGACGACAAAGTTACCGCTTAAGCGATATAGATTTTGAAGCTAATAAAAAAGAAGGTATTGGCGTAGATTGGCCTGTGCGTTATAAAGATATTGCCCCTTGGTATGATAAAGTGGAGGAATTTATTGGTATAAGTGGAGAAAATCTAGGTTTACCGCAATTGCCAGACCAAAAATTGCTGAAACCTATGGATTTAAATTGCGTAGAAGAGCATTTAAAAGCTCGAATGAGCGAAGAATTTGATGACGGACGCTTATTAACCATTGGTCGTACAGCTCATATTACAGAGGGAACTAAGCCAGGTTTAGGACGTGTGCAATGCCAATATAGAAATAGGTGTATGAGAGGCTGTCCTTACGGCGCCTATTTTAGCAGTAATTCTTCTACATTACCTGCAGCTGATGCTACGGGTAATATGACGCTTAGAACACATTCTGTTGTTTATGAGGTCATTTATGATGAAACCACACAACTTGCAACAGGCGTTCGAATCATTGACGCAGAAACAAAAGAGAAAATAGAATTTAAAGCCAAAGTAATTTTCCTTTGTGCCTCTTCAATGGCCTCGGCCTCAATTTTACTTCAATCTAAGTCTAGTCGTTTTCCCAAAGGCCTTGGAAATGATAGTGGTGAATTAGGACAAAATATTATGGATCATCATTTTCATGTAGGTGCCTTTGGTATTGCAGATGGTTTTGAAGACAAGTACTATAAAGGGCGACGTCCCAATGGTTTGTATATTCCGCGTTTTCGAAATTTAGGTGGTAATACTGATAAAAAAGAATTTTTAAGAGGCTACGGATATCAAGGAGGCGCAAGCAGATCTAGTATTTCTGAGATGGTCGCAGAGTTGAAATATGGTCCAAAACTTAAGGAAGCTATACTTAAACCGGGGCAGTGGAATATTGGCCTGTTAGCTTTTGGAGAAACCTTACCAGATAGCAGTAATCGTATGTATATGAACTACGATATAAAGGATGAATGGGGCTTACCAACTATAACTTTCGATGCTGATTTTGGGAAAAATGAATTAGCAATGCGAAAAGATATGAAAGAGCAAGCCGTAAAAATGCTAGAAATAGCAGGTTTTAAAAACGTAGAAGGATACGACCTTGAAGACCGACGAGCTATGGGGCTGGGCATTCATGAAATGGGTACAGCTCGTATGGGAAGAGATCCTAAAACGTCTGTGCTGAATGAACATAACCAAGTTCACACCTGTAAAAATGTGTACGTCACAGATGGTGCTTTTATGACCTCATCAGGTTGTCAAAACCCGTCGTTGACTTATATGGCATTTACAGCTAGAGCAGCTCATCATGCTGCAGGGCAACTCAAAAAGAACTTAACTCAAAAAAAAGTTAACTTAAAAAATATCACATGA